The Humulus lupulus chromosome 3, drHumLupu1.1, whole genome shotgun sequence genome window below encodes:
- the LOC133823986 gene encoding protein FAR1-RELATED SEQUENCE 5-like, with translation MEYWEVELELQDLFSSDSSGENETCEEEEVEDVRQGEPIDGDKVNEALKTQENITNEGGMQISNDEGLSNHGIFLKYGIRVAATNLTMDNMVGHAFATLLMAEEFINEYAKVVGFSIRKGHMRKNIRGNIRLREWVCSRQGSRSEQHTSRLDKVRESKAITRCGCNVAFRVILNRKRGNWICKYFFLFHSHSLASDRHKQYLRSNRVVSPGCLQKAKCMKKSGIRTCHIMSYMVELVDEYDKTPFTIKDLYNRMSSASTVGFKGSDAGRALGYLEHKADHDPGFYGLFSYDKGKRLLHLFWADAKSRSDYERYGHAIAFDSTYKTNSFGKPLLIWVGINNHFRTCILGFAILDNESIASYMWATRAFLACMKGVLLITVVTDGDPAIEKTLKEFMPNVTHRLCYWHIHNNAISHTKDPSFGKQLTNLVFIYYTEEEFERRWAALLTHFDVEDNSYVASLYKSRKSWAKTFLRGIFFFGMTTTQRSEGINTVLKKKVNQHMKMYEFVRALDMALSWVRQREAKDEYESLHTIPQLGKTNLHNIEEELSIIYTRNMFFRVRKQMLKEGNYTVATTDVEDDAMILKLEKYPHPGIRRSVYVTDDRQLFACECQYFLSFGKPCPHIFAAIKHLRITQMPKSLILTQWTIDATQLPDVENDSYARYEDRDAEERARFGGITSKMTEFAYLGSRTHYAYEIANYEIDRICAQLRNNIQIGEEGSKEKLPLHRQSDFNILDPYLSKNKGTTKMRGSNGGVAQKCSICKKKKKDTTSLHVYKERKMVTRTGALTTPNHTKKTNIYMVWMTGKNILSTIIRKVKTSMHLLTDNLSHQIV, from the coding sequence ATGGAGTACTGGGAAGTAGAATTGGAGTTGCAGGACCTCTTTAGCAGTGACTCTAGTGGAGAAAATGAGACATGTGAAGAGGAAGAAGTGGAAGATGTACGCCAGGGGGAACCTATTGATGGTGACAAAGTAAATGAGGCACTTAAAACACAAGAGAACATAACTAATGAAGGGGGCATGCAGATATCAAATGATGAAGGATTGTCCAACCATGGGATATTTCTAAAGTATGGTATACGTGTAGCGGCTACCAATTTGACAATGGATAACATGGTCGGTCATGCTTTTGCTACACTTCTTATGGCAGAAGAATTCATAAATGAGTACGCAAAGGTAGTGGGGTTTAGTATTCGTAAGGGCCACATGCGTAAAAATATTCGAGGTAACATTCGTTTGAGAGAGTGGGTCTGCTCAAGGCAGGGAAGTAGGTCTGAACAGCATACATCAAGACTTGATAAAGTGAGGGAGTCAAAGGCCATCACCCGATGTGGGTGCAATGTGGCTTTTCGAGTTATCCTTAACAGAAAGAGGGGTAACTGGATATGCAAATATTTTTTCCTATTTCATTCACACTCGTTAGCAAGTGATCGTCACAAGCAGTATCTACGGTCAAATAGAGTGGTATCACCTGGTTGTCTTCAGAAGGCAAAATGTATGAAGAAATCTGGCATTAGAACATGCCACATTATGTCATACATGGTAGAGCTAGTCGACGAATATGATAAGACCCCATTTACAATCAAAGACCTATACAATCGAATGTCATCGGCTTCAACTGTTGGCTTTAAGGGGTCGGATGCTGGCAGAGCCTTAGGGTATCTGGAGCACAAAGCAGATCACGATCCAGGTTTCTATGGTTTATTTTCTTATGATAAAGGCAAGAGATTGCTTCACTTGTTCTGGGCAGATGCAAAATCAAGGTCGGATTACGAAAGATATGGACACGCAATCGCCTTTGATTCTACATATAAGACAAATAGCTTTGGTAAGCCTTTATTGATTTGGGTTGGTATTAATAACCACTTTCGGACTTGTATACTTGGTTTCGCAATCCTTGACAATGAATCCATTGCTAGCTACATGTGGGCAACGAGGGCCTTTTTGGCTTGTATGAAAGGTGTGCTACTGATAACAGTTGTCACCGATGGAGATCCTGCCATTGAAAAAACACTAAAAGAGTTTATGCCTAATGTCACACATCGGCTATGTTATTGGCATATACACAACAATGCCATTTCTCACACAAAAGACCCATCATTCGGGAAGCAACTAACTAATTTAGTGTTTATATATTACACCGAGGAGGAATTTGAAAGAAGGTGGGCAGCATTGCTCACTCACTTTGATGTGGAAGATAACTCATATGTCGCAAGTCTTTATAAATCAAGAAAGAGTTGGGCAAAAACCTTCttgaggggaattttttttttcggAATGACAACAACCCAAAGGAGCGAGGGTATTAACACTGTCTTGAAGAAGAAGGTCAATCAGCATATGAAGATGTATGAGTTTGTTAGAGCTCTTGACATGGCACTTTCATGGGTACGACAACGAGAGGCTAAAGACGAGTATGAGTCCTTGCACACAATCCCACAATTAGGCAAGACAAATTTGCACAACATAGAGGAGGAGTTGTCGATAATTTACACGAGGAACATGTTCTTCAGAGTAAGGAAGCAGATGCTCAAAGAAGGAAACTACACCGTTGCAACTACTGACGTAGAGGATGATGCAATGATATTGAAGCTAGAGAAGTATCCTCACCCAGGAATACGGAGGTCAGTCTATGTCACAGACGATCGTCAATTATTTGCTTGTGAGTGCCAGTATTTTCTTTCCTTTGGCAAACCTTGTCCGCATATTTTTGCAGCAATTAAGCACTTGCGTATCACACAAATGCCTAAATCACTAATCCTAACACAGTGGACGATTGACGCTACACAACTTCCTGATGTGGAAAACGATTCCTATGCAAGATATGAAGACAGAGATGCAGAAGAGAGAGCAAGGTTTGGTGGCATTACTAGCAAAATGACTGAATTTGCTTACCTGGGATCAAGGACTCATTATGCATACGAAATAGCAAACTATGAGATTGATAGAATTTGCGCACAATTAAGAAACAACATCCAAATTGGGGAAGAAGGTTCCAAGGAAAAGCTTCCTTTACATCGTCAATCAGACTTCAACATATTGGATCCTTATTTGAGTAAGAATAAAGGCACAACTAAGATGAGAGGGTCAAACGGTGGAGTAGCCCAAAAGTGTAgtatttgcaaaaaaaaaaaaaaggacacaACAAGTCTACATGTctacaaagaaagaaaaatggtCACAAGAACGGGGGCTCTGACAACTCCGAACCACACGAAGAAGACGAATATCTATATGGTATGGATGACAGGGAAAAACATATTATCTACCATAATTCGAAAAGTGAAGACTTCAATGCACCTACTCACCGACAACCTTTCACACCAGATTGTATGA